The genome window AGCAGAGCAAGAATGGGAGATGGATATGACTGTTCAATAGATGTTTTCTATTGATCCTTTATTTAGGGATCTGGAACCGGTGCCGTTTCAGAAGATGAAATTCGGCACATTTTTGCTTTCTGGTGTTTTCTCATTGGCCCTAAATgagcaaagctcttcccacaaAAACAGacatagggtttctctccagtgtgtgttcgctTGTGTGAATTTAGGCTCCCTGATTgactgaaactcttcccacactgatcacagctgtaaggtttctctcctgtgtgtgttcgctggtgtgaAATCAGGTGTACTGATTgactgaagctcttcccacactgatcacagctataaggattctctcctgtgtgtgttcgctggtgtgtATTCAGGTGTACAGATTgactgaagctcttcccacactgatcacagctataaggcttttctcctgtgtgtgttcgcttgTGTATAGTTAGTTTTTCTGATACAGCAAAGCTCtttccacactgatcacagctataaggcttttctccagtgtgtgttcgctggtgtgtAATCAGGGTGGAAGCTAgagcaaagctcttcccacatagacagacataagttctctctccagtgtgtgttgcCTGGTGTCTAATCAGGGAGGAAACTAcagcaaagctcttcccacacttatcacagctataaggcttaaCTCCTGTGTGTGTTACTTGGTGTCGATTCAGGGTGGAAGATACAGCAAAGCTCtttccacactgatcacagctataaggcttcacTCCAGTGTGTGCTAGCTTGTGTGTGGTCAGGTGGACTGcctgattgaagctcttcccacactgatcacagctataaggcttcacTCCAGTGTGTGTTAGCTTG of Salmo trutta chromosome 1, fSalTru1.1, whole genome shotgun sequence contains these proteins:
- the LOC115207900 gene encoding zinc finger protein 883-like isoform X1, with the protein product MYNTFCGHQDRASPSPSTLPESPGHNSPGSTLLLDLKRVSVRLVDCRKTPGQSGTVREGHEEEDLISSSATPNRHSPSGRSLSSGEPQHVTDVTEKSLSRSEHLKKHQQICRGKKPHHCCSDCGKSFTSLSGFINHQRIHTREKPYCCSQCGKSFTCAGGLKVHQRIHTGEKPYRCSECGKCFTASNAFKYHLRIHTGERPYPCLDCGKSFNQSCNLTTHKLTHTGVKPYSCDQCGKSFNQAVHLTTHKLAHTGVKPYSCDQCGKSFAVSSTLNRHQVTHTGVKPYSCDKCGKSFAVVSSLIRHQATHTGERTYVCLCGKSFALASTLITHQRTHTGEKPYSCDQCGKSFAVSEKLTIHKRTHTGEKPYSCDQCGKSFSQSVHLNTHQRTHTGENPYSCDQCGKSFSQSVHLISHQRTHTGEKPYSCDQCGKSFSQSGSLNSHKRTHTGEKPYVCFCGKSFAHLGPMRKHQKAKMCRISSSETAPVPDP
- the LOC115207900 gene encoding zinc finger protein 883-like isoform X2, whose protein sequence is MDRDRASPSPSTLPESPGHNSPGSTLLLDLKRVSVRLVDCRKTPGQSGTVREGHEEEDLISSSATPNRHSPSGRSLSSGEPQHVTDVTEKSLSRSEHLKKHQQICRGKKPHHCCSDCGKSFTSLSGFINHQRIHTREKPYCCSQCGKSFTCAGGLKVHQRIHTGEKPYRCSECGKCFTASNAFKYHLRIHTGERPYPCLDCGKSFNQSCNLTTHKLTHTGVKPYSCDQCGKSFNQAVHLTTHKLAHTGVKPYSCDQCGKSFAVSSTLNRHQVTHTGVKPYSCDKCGKSFAVVSSLIRHQATHTGERTYVCLCGKSFALASTLITHQRTHTGEKPYSCDQCGKSFAVSEKLTIHKRTHTGEKPYSCDQCGKSFSQSVHLNTHQRTHTGENPYSCDQCGKSFSQSVHLISHQRTHTGEKPYSCDQCGKSFSQSGSLNSHKRTHTGEKPYVCFCGKSFAHLGPMRKHQKAKMCRISSSETAPVPDP